ctattagtgccataagtgccaagattttactttggttttattttggatttccgatggcactaatagtgtcataagtgccatcggaaatccaaaataaaaccaagtaaaatagtcatcttggcacttatggcactaatagtgccataagtgccaacggaaatttaaaataaaactaagtaaaatgatcatttgggcacttatggcactaatagtgccataagtgccatacgtgcagcacaaatacagaaacaacatcatttaaaccataaatggaacatctaaaccctaaatggataatctaaaccctaaatggaacatctaaaccacaaatggataatctaaaccctaaatggaatatctaaaccctagggggaagtgtgcacacagatcagatcagatctgtcgatgactgaaatcgaaggaggcgaagatcagatctgccgatggaggaggcggcgcaacgatcagatcagatccaccgccgccgcctcatcagatcagatccaccgccgccttaTCAGTTCAGATCTGccttcgccgccgcctcatcctccgccacctgaccgacctcctccacgccgccgatttcagaggaccggatctcctccaccgccgccgcctcatcctctactccgacgaagtctgcccaagccgcgagagctccgacgaattcttcAAGCTCAgcgccgctggagagagagggagatgagaaagagagtggagagagcggcagccgagatgagaaagaaagaggagagagagaagggtagaatagtcatgacatacaaaaaatggccaaaatttatgttttttcaattggtggacaaaatttgatgttgtatgttgaatagggccatttgACCCTattatctcaataaaaaatgtGGGGAATTACAATGAGTAGGATATATATGACATATCATGTGGGTGGACCCAAATAGTGAGATGATGAGTCAGCAACGGGAAAATTTTCCTGCCTCGCATTGAAGACTGACACGTCAGATTTCACTCTCTCCTCCTATATACCTATTTCCTCTCTCCCATCTCTCCTCACACCCTGCACACAATTCAACAACAAAAGATTAGATATGGGCGAAGTAAGTGCCATTTCCCCACATTTTAATCTTTCCCtctttagtatttaattttaagatattGTGATTAATTTTTTCGAATGCATGGTTTGATTGCGTGACGTACGTTTATTGAAAGTGGAGTTTATAAAACACAATGTTGAAGTGTTTTTGAGATGTAATTACAGGAGAAGAAAGAGGATGCGGcggagaagaagaaagaagaggtaaaagaagaggagaagaaaaaagaagatgaagaagaagctaAAGAGATTGTGCTCAAAGTCGACATGCATTGCGAGGCTTGCGCCCGGAAAGTTGCAAGAGCCCTAAAAGGCTTCCAAGGTTTCTTCACTCTTCATTAATCCTTGAAAACTCATATACATATTTGAGATTTGTGATAGTAATATCATTATTTTAAAACCTCGTATTTGAGTTTGTTTTTAGGTAGTGGTTTGGTGTGAAGTGAAATGGTAGGGAAAAGCAAGGAGCCCATATAATTCACGAAATCATTTATTTCAAAAGTTATTGATTTCCGTAATTTTTACCTGCGTATTGTAATTAAGATTTCAAATAGCGCGCACGTGAGTACGGAAATTAAAGGTGAAATATCATATATGCATTATTAAAGTGTGCCGCTTAGCACGTTTCCCAATTCAATTGATCACTACAATTTTAATTGTTATGGTCCCATTGCCATATAGTATAAGTATCACAATTGGGACCAATTCTTTATATGCATAAAGTACATAATAAATAGTtgagtattttaattttctcGAAATGAATCTTAAATTAAAACGATATACTATATGTGACgatattaaaattttgattgaaaagagTAATTTGAAATTGGTAGGAGTGGAGGAAGTAAGGGCGGATTGCAAGGCGAGCAAAGTGGTGGTGAAAGGCAAGGGTGCAGACCCTATAAAGGTGTGCCAAAGGATTCAAAAGAAAAGCGGTCGAAAAGTGGAAATCATTTCCCCGCTACCAAACAAGGAAGAATCAGACGATAataagcagcagcagcagcagcaagaaGAGAACAAGGATCCTCAGTCtaaacaacaaaacaaacaagaggtatatattctaattaatttttaattactataataatGGGATCGAGgaattagtgtgtgtgtgtgtgtgcaagtTGCGCTGACATGAAAAGCACAGAACAATAAATGGGGACAGGCGAGCACGTTTAACGATGAAAGAGAGGTGAGTGATTCTGTGGTGGTGGTGCATGGGAGCTGTACAACGTAGTGCCCCACTTCTTCTACAAATCCCATGCAACGCAACCCTAATAATTCATGGCCTGCTCAAACACTTCTATTACTTGTCTTGGAAAACTTACTTTACTGGATTATTAGACAGTAATAATACTTTTTTAATCTATATATGCACCTTCGGTACGGCGGAGCTTTGAATtagtataaatttaatataaggtgataatattaattaagattcaaacttttttgaaataaaaagggCTAGCTAGCTAGTATGATAAGGAGTCAAGGACTCCTAATTTATTTGTTTCTCATGAAATACTACTTTTGATTTCGTTGTATTGTCTTTTTTTTATGCGTCAATATTTTGAATGAGGATGTTGTTTGTATGTGGAGTTCTGTTAAGTTAATTTATCTTATCGATGAGATGCTTaaacatgtgtgtgtgtgtgtgtgtgaattggATTTTTCAAGTATTAATAATTGTTATGAGCTTCTTGGTCTCTATTCGTAAAATGCAGTTTCCAACTATTGAGTCAAAGATGAAGTGACTGTTGCTTTCCTTTATTGGGGGCTAAATTTGATTGCATCTACATGTAACCATGTCCTGCTTAATTGGGTATTTGATTATCAATAAAGATGTTTGTTATTTGTGTTTGACATTGCAGCCTCCGGCAGTCATAACAGTGGTGTTAAAAGTCCGAATGCATTGTGAAGCATGTGCTCAGGTACTGCAGAAGAGAATTGGAAAAGTTCAAGGTAAATTATAACTTTGCCTAGATTCATCATTCAGATACTACTAACCAATCTACAAAAGAGGATAACAGATCAAAGTGAGAGAATAGTTGAATCCAATTCCTCCTATTCACCATAAAACTTATTACAGATGACCAAAAAGGTGGCAAGTTGGAAGGGAATATAATACTAAAAAGCTATAATTTGGTTGAGCTTGTTATGTTTCCTGTGTCATATGGCAGCAAGAAGTAATTATAGGATAGATAGCTAGCCTTTAAATTCATTGAAACATGACACTCTTCCCTTTGGATAATCATGGGGTAATAAAGCTAAGATATCAGGTTTACAAGGAAGATCCATTGGTAATTCTTTCTATAGGTGAAGCAACAGATATTTAAGcaccataaaaaaatatttcctTAATAATGTGGGTAGTCATAAAAACATGCCAATCTATTCTCCAGTGAAAAAGAGGCAGCATATATTGCTAACAAAAGTAGTCATTTTCTGAGTTGAACTTGAAGGTAATGCATCATGCAATGTATACTATCCTAGAGGAATTGAACTCAACGTATAGTAACACATGTGCTAATTCGATCGacttcaataaaatttatttgTGGAAGTTGAATGTTCAGCAGTTCATTTGTCTAATTCAatattgttggaatataagttgCTATGTTTTTGCTGGCAATGATGCATGCTTGATTTTGAGTGGTCGACTTGGTAAGTGGGACTAGAATAGCTCTGACTTGATCATAGTTTTAATTAGGATGAACTATATATGAAGAGTTTTTACCTACTAGAAAGGGTTTATATGTCTCATAAATAATCCAAGATATCATGTCTAAGTTGATTAGTGAAGAACATTAGGAAGTCAAGATTTATTTAGAATCTGAAGAGACTACTAAAAACAATGTGTTGTACTGATGTGTTGCAGGTGTAGAATCAGTGACAACAGACATTGCAAACGACCGTGTAATAGTGAGAGGCGTTCTCGATCCAGAAAAGCTAGTGAACGACGTGTACAAGAGAACAGGCAAACAGGCATCAATAGTAAAGGAGCAAGAGAAAAAGGAAGAGGAAAAGAAAGATGAGGAGAAGAAGGACGAGAAAAAAGAGGACAAGAAAGAAGCAGAAGAGAGCAAGGGAGACGACGAGGATGACAAGAAAACTGACATCAAGAAAATGGAGCATTGGCCCTCAAAGTACTACTTGGACCATGCTTATGCCCCTCAAATGTTCAGCGATGAGAATCCAAATGCATGCATTCTTATGTAACCAAATAATTATATTACTTCTCTCTCgaaatttcatatatattatatctCGACTCCCAATTTTCAGTTATATATTCTCTGCAACTTGTTCTGTTCTGCCAGAGGAAATAGATAGTCATTGTGTGTAGATAGTAATGTTGTGAACTAGTTTCTATTGCCtttttgtttgttggttgtAATTTTTTTGGCCTAAATAAGGGCTTGtattattataatattcttAGGTTTTGATGAGGCTGTATGCTCTATGAAAATACACGTCTTtgattttttctcatttttcttcCACCATTGGTGGTGATGAATTGCTTCATCGTATATTCGTCCGCATAAGTGCTTGTTTCTGGATTTTAATGGTAGATTTGATCACTACATCTCTGTAGACTGTAGACTGTAGCCATGAGCATTTGATAAGCATCCATATTATACTCTATATTCCATTTTCCATTAACATGCAACTGCTATTAGCCTTGCCTTATAACCcgaataagaataataaggataagtatttttcaagaaacctccctTTCAACTGCTACCTCCCATAATTGCACTTGAGAGAGATCCATTTCGTTCGCATTCAGAAAACTATCACTTCCATCGTTTGTGCCTTGAGCATTACTAATCTCCATCACCAAttttttcatagttcttttttTCCTTGGGTCTTAGACATTAACCTACTACCGCTATGCCAACACAAACACAATATTTTTCATAGTTGTTTGGTTATAAAATTGTCTAGGGCTCGGGTCGGATGAATAAGTTCCTCTATCccgtattatatgtcttattgtCCGTGTCTCACTATTAATTCaactattttaataattattattataaaataaaaaattattagtatatactTCATCTGTTTCATTACAAATGTTCTACTTTCCATAATGGGACGTCCCATTACGAATGTCCccttccttttttggcaatatattttctctatatacctaatatttaaataattttcatcaactcattttatctactttttgcacatttcttaatctatgTGCCCAAAAAATTTGGGACacttgtaatgggacggagggagtattataaacTCTAGTCAacattttttacaaaaaaaatggaatttaGAAAAATTAATACACCCTCTTTTTGAAATAatcaatttaaataatcatttttaagctataaatataaattaaatacaaaaaattaattataaaccctgattggatgagtgaatcctagataatactcccttcatctcatatatatagactaattaattagaatttacataagaattaagaaaaatcattgaaaacgaaaaaaatataagtaaactTAATAATATGAGGCCCAGCTCGACAGGTTGGGTCTAACCACTTTTGACAGTTTTAGCTGTTTAGTGTCATTTTTGGGCCAAGATTAGGTTACACCATGCTTGTTTTTGTTTCGGATTTTGCACTCGGTGACTGTGGAAGGCACTTAATTTTGTAGGCGAGTCAAATTCTTTGAATTTTACcccaaaaaaagaagagaatgtTTGTAAGGTTGCGATTTGTGCCCACAATTCCACATTGGAAAATTCACAATCAAGCTGAAAACAATGTGAATGCAGCAACAAATTCCCACTCATTAAGATGCCTTTGGTCCATGAGCTTGTCCTTGCCCTTTTCATTGTCCTTCACTCTTTAGGTGAAACCATGCTTTCTCAAACTTCCATTATTTCATTTGTTGACTAATTTCACCTATATttgtatatctatatattatctACCATATTACTCGAATTATCTACGCAACTCAACAGAACTACCCTTATCCACTCTAAAACTCGAACCATTCAATTTTCACTCTTATACATAGCACTTGATCATGGAATTTAGTAGCTACTTTCCAGATTCTCGATTCTTTCCTATTTTATTCTCCATCTCTGTTTTTACATTTCCAACTtagctattttattttacatggagtattatatatttagggtgtgtttgttttttatccctctaaatggaatgataatattttccctccttgaagtgaaaataaggaagaaaaaatggtaaatttttcttttatgtaaaatgtgggataaaaAAGGAGACAattaaatgcattaatttttattatccctcattttctcatccatcaaagtgaactcacccttattattaaaagtaaacacggtatatatatgaaatagaGAATTAGGATGAGTAGGTTGGTGGAGTGGGTTGGGAGGCAAGCATATCACAAGATATATAGTAGCTGATTTGATAAGTTTGAAAGTAGGCTTTTAGGTCTTTGTTGGTCAACTGACGCACTGTGCAACACTAAGCCTGCCACTTTAAAGGAAGTAGGTTTGTTTCGATCTCAAAAATCTTCCATTTTTATAAATCATAAAGAAGTTCCGCTTTTCGACTTCCTCCCCTGCTTTTTTCCTACTTTTGAATCTTTTAAGTGTATGCATAAAGAGTGAGTGCTTCAATATTGATTTTCGTAGTGTATGGAATGCATGAGTGACTGCCCTATTTGTAGGCACAGTCCAAATCTATAGACGTGAACCTCGGGAGCATAGGGTTAGGCGGGCAACGGCGGCGACACGCGTGTATTAGCACATAATTATTACATGTACTGATGTAATaacttaatattaattaatcaatatgaAATAAGCATTGACGCTTAACACTTTATCCCGCAACTCCACATTTCAAATAACAAACTAAATcgattttgagtaaataaatgtATTATGATCATCTACTCGAAACGTAGATCGATCATGTgtcatttaattttactaaattAAATGTCTCAAAAAACTGGTCAAACATTGATCGATCTCAAATCAATTTCCTAACAAACCTTATATCTAAACTTTGTATTTTATACTatcatggtttttttttttttttttagaggaaaCAACAAATTTCTTTAATGAAATGAGCTAGCGTCCGAAACAATATGCTAAAGCGCTCCGAAGAGTTGATTATCCACAAGCGAGACGCCAAGACCCTCGGCGATTTCCACCTCTTCACAATTCATATCATCCtgcaaatataatatttatcaaATTAACAAAATGAtatgcaaaattaaaataagtcTATACAATATCAATATATCATGCATGTCTTGTAGTAAAGactatattaaatataagctCGACAAATCAATTGTCCTTTAAAGTGGTTTAATAGTGAAATACAGGAATAGACAATCAAAagatttatacatatatatatatatatagggacagggacggagccaggaattaagttcggggggGCTGGACttgtacgggggttcgggggcggtagccctcgagaaattttttttgggcattctgtatatttaaggtatttttttattaaaatacgagcataatactaataataacgaacactattttcatagattatatagtttcaatatatcacaaaacttttttttgacattccgtatatttaagacattttttattaaaaggcaaacataataataatattaataacaaacaacatgttcatagattatatattttttatatattctaaattagtttcaatacattataattttttttagcatttcatagatattaggtattttttattaaaagacaagtataatagtaataataacaaacaatatttcatagattatatagttttaaataacataattatccttaaattaagtatatatgagagaatataataaccaaatactcttttataaaacaaaattattttataataggtataaacatatatatatatatatatatatatattaaaaaaaaactcaaaatttgggagggggctctagcccccctggctccgtctgtgtatagggagaggttcaagaaagaaccataaataaaaaaagaacagagaaccattttcagtcattcgatcatcaagatctacggtggatgtatcatcttgttggatgaatgcagatcctgggttcgaatcctgaagggagcaattttttttattttttttgagtgcattaattttaacagcgaatgcattaatttttacagtgaatgcattagatttgatggttctcacattctcacaaataatgtagttctctctagaaccacaccctatatatatatataggggcgcgctccagtgagaccccctatttttcgtgtaatatgagtacaatgaataagacatataatattaatgaacaaaacgtatatttaatgaacaagatgtatatactgatgaaaaataaaatttaaaaaatttgtaatgaataagacatatatactgatgaacagggccgtatatactgatgaacaatgcagtatatactgatgaataacaaaatttaaaatattctgctccctccaggattcgaaccctgcgaaaaaaaaatcaccctccaaatacaatatcaaccataagattgataaaataaacgcaccagatcgttccatagatctcactaaaattagggggtctcattggagcggccccctatatatatatatatatatatatatatatatatatatatatatatatatttagcccttagatcatcaagatctacggttgattcgtaaccctgttggatgaattcgtggtcctaagttcgaatcgcaaaggtagcaaaaaattatttttcacaattcgtaaccctgttggatgaattcatacgtgttctacataaaattcatacattaaaaaatatttttatttttattttaagatgtgttttcacggtagcccttccatatatatatatatatatgtgtgtgtgtgtgtgtgtgtatatatatatatatatatatatatatatatatatgggagagctacagtaaaaacacttcttaaaatataaatataaacgttttttaatgtacgaattttattcaatagggttacgaatttatccaacatgattacgaattgtgaaaaataaatttttgctacctttgggattcgaacccaggatcaggaattcatccaaaagggttacgaatcaaccgtagatcttgatgatctaagggctgaaaattgtttatattttatattttaagaagtgtttttattttagccctcccctatatatatatatatatatatatggagagattcaagaaagaaccactaaataaaagaagaacggagaactattttcaatcattcaatcatcaagatctacggtgaatgcatcatcttgttggatgaatgcagatcctgagttcgaatcttgaagggagcaatttttattttttatttttttgagtgcattaattttaacagcgaatgcattaatttttacagttgatgcattagatttgatggttctcacattctcacaaataatgtaattctctctagaaccacaccctaatccctatatatatatattcaaagcccgTAGCAATATTGTAGATTGAGATATTCAAAATCTAGATTTCTTAAAGAACtttattattctttttcttttctcaattCACTCGAGGGGCATGCATGCTACATTGCTGCTGTTTCTCAAACAGTCTAACCAATAAAAATCCCTTAAGAAATGCATGTTATATTTCGTTTACTTAGCTAGTTAAGCCAAAAGTCTGTCGGTGAAATAGTTTTGGAAACATTACAAATTAATGCTTAATTTGGAGTGTGCACAAGTAATTAAACTATAAATCATATACATCttcaaaaagaaacaaaactgTTTTGAAAATCTATAGGTGCTTGCGACAAGTTCAAGGTGATGTCGAGATgcgttttaaatattttgtaagAATGCCATaagaagcaaaaaaaaattttctttttgttaaaaTATACTAAAAATTTAGTGGGAATATATTAaagaaacaatgtagtcaaatggccataataaagattgaaaatcaatttttggcccataatcttaaaacatcaaaatatggccaataattaggtggtatgcctaatttgccctttttactcGGTCGCTGGGGTGATTGCTCGGCCGCTGGAGGCTTATGGGTAAGCCGCGCGCTCGCtgcgcgtatggcacttatgtcACTAATAGtaccataagtgtcatacgcatcattttattacttggttttattttagatttccGTTGACACTTATGGCAACTTATGGCACtgttagtgccataagtgccaaaatgaccattttaaacacttccccgtagggtttagatgttccatttagagtttagatgttcgatttagggtttagattattcatttagggtttagattatccatttatgatttcttgattctgttattgttgtttctgttgcacttatggcactaatagtgccataagtgccaaaatgactattttacttgattttattttgaattttcgttggcacttaacCCGACCcagcacgcgacccgcgtgtctgatcctacccgatccgcctcattaagggtaaaaacatccaaatcaataaaaatagctaaattttatattttttcaatgtgtggctataaattgtattttatgcttcattttgactacttcaaaattttactcatataTAAATTAGGTGGTATTGCCGAAAAA
The genomic region above belongs to Salvia miltiorrhiza cultivar Shanhuang (shh) chromosome 5, IMPLAD_Smil_shh, whole genome shotgun sequence and contains:
- the LOC130985922 gene encoding heavy metal-associated isoprenylated plant protein 7-like, with amino-acid sequence MGEEKKEDAAEKKKEEVKEEEKKKEDEEEAKEIVLKVDMHCEACARKVARALKGFQGVEEVRADCKASKVVVKGKGADPIKVCQRIQKKSGRKVEIISPLPNKEESDDNKQQQQQQEENKDPQSKQQNKQEPPAVITVVLKVRMHCEACAQVLQKRIGKVQGVESVTTDIANDRVIVRGVLDPEKLVNDVYKRTGKQASIVKEQEKKEEEKKDEEKKDEKKEDKKEAEESKGDDEDDKKTDIKKMEHWPSKYYLDHAYAPQMFSDENPNACILM